GGCGACGCGGTGATGCACACGAACTATCGGCAGGACCGCGCCATCCAGCTCACGCAGGCCTTCGTGCTGGACGGCTATGCGGGGAAACGCAAGGCGCGCCCCCGGGTCGCCTATCTCGGCTTCACCCGCTACTGGGACGAATTCACCGAGTACCTGCTGGGCGCGATGGGCGGCGACGGCGGCATGGAGCATCTGCTGGGCGAGGTGGTAAGCGCGGCGGGATTGCGTCAGTTGCGCATCGCGGAGACGCAGAAGTTCAGACACGTCACCAGCTTCTTCAACGGCAAGTCGACGCAGCCCTCGGCGGGCGAAGACCAGGTGGACGTGCCCAGTCGCTTCGATCCCGCGACCTTCGCGCTCCATCCCGAGATGGAGGCCTACCCCGTGACAGAGGCTTTGCTCCAGCGGCTTGAGCACAACCCTTACGGGCTCATCGTGGTCAACTACGCCAACTGCGATATGGTGGGGCACACCGGGGTTCTGGACGCCGCGCGGCGGGCGGTGGAGATCGTGGACGC
The sequence above is a segment of the Lentisphaerota bacterium genome. Coding sequences within it:
- a CDS encoding 2,3-bisphosphoglycerate-independent phosphoglycerate mutase, with the translated sequence GDAVMHTNYRQDRAIQLTQAFVLDGYAGKRKARPRVAYLGFTRYWDEFTEYLLGAMGGDGGMEHLLGEVVSAAGLRQLRIAETQKFRHVTSFFNGKSTQPSAGEDQVDVPSRFDPATFALHPEMEAYPVTEALLQRLEHNPYGLIVVNYANCDMVGHTGVLDAARRAVEIVDACVGTVVARLLELDAHILITADHGNAEQMLDYVTGMVKTSHTLNEVECIYVARDAPGKRLAASGKLCDIATTALALLGLPIPAEMTAQNLLARNDTDG